Proteins encoded in a region of the Chelonoidis abingdonii isolate Lonesome George chromosome 2, CheloAbing_2.0, whole genome shotgun sequence genome:
- the CCR4 gene encoding C-C chemokine receptor type 4 — protein sequence MNNQTTELYDYVPSLYDTYNDNYDNSPKPCTKGSIKNFGSYFLPTLYSLVFLLGLVGNSLVILVLFKYKRLKSMTDIYLLNLAISDLLFVFSLPFWSYYAADQWVFGDGLCKIISWLYLVGFYSGIFFIMLMSVDRYLAIVHAVLALRARTVTYGIFTSLIVWLVAISASIPELIFSESYKERNHTTCKPRYPGNSTSWRILSSLEVNILGLIIPSAVMSFCYSMIIKTLLYCRSEKKNKAVKMIFAVMIVFFVFWTPYNIVLFLKLLEDLGVITKCEISKDLDYAMQGTETLAFFHCCLNPVIYFFMGEKFKKYVKLLFKSWEVPRMFFKRCGLVTTYHTESTSSFHTQSTGDQDAL from the coding sequence ATGAATAATCAAACCACAGAATTATACGACTATGTGCCATCTCTATATGATACCTATAATGACAATTATGACAATTCTCCAAAACCTTGCACTAAAGGCAGCATCAAGAATTTTGGATCATACTTTCTGCCCACACTTTACTCTCTAGTATTCCTGCTTGGCTTGGTAGGGAACTCTCTGGTCATTTTGGTCCTGTTCAAATACAAGAGGTTGAAAAGCATGACCGACATTTATCTGCTCAACCTCGCAATCTCAgatttgctgtttgttttctcccttcccttctggtCTTATTATGCAGCAGATCAGTGGGTTTTTGGGGATGGATTGTGTAAAATCATTTCTTGGCTCTATCTGGTTGGGTTTTACAGTGGGATATTTTTTATTATGCTCATGAGCGTTGACAGATACTTGGCAATAGTTCATGCTGTGCTTGCCTTGAGAGCAAGAACGGTCACCTATGGCATCTTTACTAGTCTTATTGTATGGTTAGTAGCCATTTCAGCCTCCATTCCAGAGCTGATATTTAGTGAATCCTATAAGGAACGCAATCATACCACCTGCAAACCACGGTACCCTGGTAATTCCACAAGCTGGAGGATTTTGTCCTCTTTGGAAGTCAATATACTAGGGCTCATAATACCTTCAGCGGTTATGAGTTTTTGCTACTCGATGATAATTAAAACCTTGCTGTACTGTAGAAGTGAGAAAAAGAATAAGGCCGTGAAGATGATCTTTGCTGTcatgattgtgttttttgttttttggaccCCTTACAACATTGTGCTTTTCTTAAAATTGCTAGAAGACCTGGGTGTCATTACAAAGTGTGAAATCAGCAAAGATCTGGACTATGCAATGCAAGGGACAGAAACACTGGCTTTTTTCCACTGTTGTCTCAATCCGGTTATCTATTTCTTTATGGGAGAAAAATTCAAGAAGTACGTGAAGTTGCTCTTTAAGAGCTGGGAGGTACCTAGAATGTTCTTTAAACGCTGTGGACTTGTCACCACTTACCACACCGAATCAACCAGTTCATTCCACACACAGTCTACTGGGGATCAAGATGCTCTGTAA